A window of Candidatus Poribacteria bacterium genomic DNA:
GCTCCCAGCCACCTCTTATAGGGAAGATCAACAGGATGTTCGAGCTCATAGACTCGATGGAAGAGGGAGCGAGAAAGAGGAAATTCTTCGAGCTGATGGAAGTTGTGAACGATCTGCTCTCAGAGCGCGGTTGTGATGATGAGCTAATGATGATGGTATGAGGAGGGGAAGATGGTCGTTTTTATCATCTGTATGGCCTTCCTGACGGCGGATATCAGGATGGAAGAGGTCGTCGTAACGGCCACGAAAAGGGCGGAACCAATTGAAGAAACTCCTTTCTTCGGAACGTCGATCGATAGGACGGAGATCGAGCGATCAGGTATGAACGATCTCGGTGAATTGCTTAGCTCTTCTCCCTTTATATCGATCAGAGATTATGGACCAAACTCGATGTCCTCCGTTTCAATTAGAGGTGCTTCTTCCAGTCAAGTGCTTGTGTTGATCGACGGCGAGAGGCTGAACAATTCACAAAGCGGGGGAGCTGATTTGGATAAGATCCCACTCAACGCCATAGAGAGGATTGAGATCGTTCGAGGTGGATGTTCCGCACTCCACGGCGCTGATGCCGTAGGAGGTGTGATCAATCTCATAACCTCCCGACCGGATGGGAATGGAATTAAGGTCAACATGGGACTGGGAGATTTTGGAGAAATGACGGGAGCAGCGCAACTCCACGTAAGACATAGCTCATTTTCAGGAATGATCTCGCTATGGGGATTTAAATCGGATGGCGATTATGAATACGTGGACAGGTTCGGCCGAAGGAAACGCCGTGTAAATGCCGGGACGGATAGGAACAATCTGCTTGCGAAGCTGATGTGGAAACCCAGTCCTAGGGCGGAGATCGAAATTACAGGGGGAAGGTTCAGATCGCATAGCGGCGATCCAGGGATGATGGGTTACCCTCAGCCGAACGCCTTTTTAGAAGATGACGCGGGATCTCTCGGCTTACATCTGAGATATAATCCGTTCAAAGCTGCCATGCGATATAGATCATCGCTGATCCATTATCTCAACCCCGACAGCAGATACAACGTCGATGACACACACCAGCTTAGATCGTTTGAAGTTGAGGTTAG
This region includes:
- a CDS encoding TonB-dependent receptor; protein product: MVVFIICMAFLTADIRMEEVVVTATKRAEPIEETPFFGTSIDRTEIERSGMNDLGELLSSSPFISIRDYGPNSMSSVSIRGASSSQVLVLIDGERLNNSQSGGADLDKIPLNAIERIEIVRGGCSALHGADAVGGVINLITSRPDGNGIKVNMGLGDFGEMTGAAQLHVRHSSFSGMISLWGFKSDGDYEYVDRFGRRKRRVNAGTDRNNLLAKLMWKPSPRAEIEITGGRFRSHSGDPGMMGYPQPNAFLEDDAGSLGLHLRYNPFKAAMRYRSSLIHYLNPDSRYNVDDTHQLRSFEVEVSSTPIELRYLSSMFTATFRREVLDSTSTGYHVRESLGIHLSQEAKLKRISLFGAIRWDVFSDFGLSFSPKMGFKVDLRGPFSIKGSFGQSYRAPTFNDLYWPEDAFARGNPNLKPERSSQAELGLQILREKVSGELVLFSSTTDGLIQWAPGKGGKWYPQNLNEAKVSGLEAGLHLKPLDGLLDIRFSYSLTDAKDQGGYPLLYRPRHSFGYRVRIGRKLWAILSGRAEGKRFYRKGGGYLEPYHVHDLRIGVSLKGIKLIFVLGNLLDERYMLSAGYPLPGRRWSFRVSGSWGE